The stretch of DNA ATCGTAAATAACTcatgtgcatttcattttgttcttgTGTAAAATGGATTACAAACTCACCTGAATTACAGGCATTTTTGTACCTTACtggaaagaaaagaacaaaaaacgaATCAGTTCATATGACTTCATACAGAGCTAATGTTAGAAGACTAATGGGTAATATTatgcattcattattatttggtTATTAAAAATAGTCAGTGAGAATAGGCACTGTACCATTAAGTCTTCTCCAGGCTCTTATCACCACTGGGATGAAGATGGAAACGAATCCCACCATGAGGAAGAAAAGCATCATCCATGAAGACATGGGGGGGTAGAAATCCTCTGCGAAACATCAGTAAACATTCAACAGCAAGACCTTCATCACAGCTCCCACAGCCACTCACATGGACTTCCTCCATCTTCGTTTCAGCAAATTCAGTGCATTTTGGCTTTCACACACAATATGCCCTTTAGGAAAGATTCACAGAAACATTTGGGATTTCATTAGATGTAGTTGAGTGAGATGTAGGTctcattataaaatatataacccCACTATGTAAAGGATTGTGAAGCAGGGTAGGTATCTATAGGTATCTATAGGTAAATAAGGAGCAACTGTTCCAAATGTAGTGACTTACATACTGCATATCACATTGTAAAAAACCATCACTTACAGTGCCACAGAAATTTGAACACATATTCATATAGAACCACTTTGTCTCTTCcaagtaccaaaaaaaaaaacaagggttGTCCAGTGATGCATATCTTGATGAGTTTACTAATCTGCTTAGTAATGCTTACTGCACACAATCTGAGGGGGAAATGACAGCATCCGAAGTTGCTCAGACCATTACTTGGCAGctgtccaaagacatggagGTTAGGTTAATTTGAGAGTCAAAATTGCGCCTTGTTGTATTCCTGCCATTGCCACTGgcttcagaactggagttggtccccaggcGCTGTACTATGACTGTCCATAATTAGGATGTAAATAattaggatgggtcaaatgcagaggacacatttcaTTGCCTTAGAAGGCAATGACAGTAAAGTTGGGTCTAATCTGAATGGAGTGTATTTCAGCAGCTGTGCTCTGACCTGCGATGTGCAGCTTGGAGGCTCCACCCGGACCCTCCGCAGTGACCATGCAGGAGAACACGTCCGACTGCCTCTGCAGCTCCAGGTCGCTGATGACCGTGTAGAGACCCTGCTCGTCCTGGCTGTGTCGGGTGTGAGGCGTCGCCACACCGCCCCTCTTGTCCCTCCAGGTGACCTCAGGCTGGGGGAACCAGCCCTCCGACCTGCACACCAGTCTGGGCCTGCCTGTCCTGTCCACAGATACTCTGGGCTGGGAGCCACTcactggaggagggagagggagggggacagtCTCAGTTCCTGTTAGGTGTGACATTTTCTTGTGTAGAGAAGCCTCTATATCTTGCCAGCATTTATAATATAAGAATAGAAATCAGAGGATGTAGCTTATGCATTGGTATTAACTAATCAGTCACATAGTATGCTTAAAAGTATGCACTATTTCACTATTTAAACAATCAACCCAAGCATACAATGACATTTGTTGGGCTGAGGCTGCAGAGGCCCGTATTCTCACCTGGGATGAGCAGCGTTACGTTCCTCTCATCCTCCCACCGGTCCCCCTGCACAAGGCAGCGGTAGACTCCGCTGTCTGAGAGCTGAAGATCGCTCAGCCTGAGGGAGACGTTCCCGCTGGCGAGCTCTTCCTCAAACAGCCGGGTCCTGCCCTGGTAGGCCCCGTCCTGTAAGGCCGGGTCATCACGCCCGTACCTGTGCAGGTGCACCGGCTGCTCCGAGCCCTCCCTGAACCACCTCACCTGCAGCCCCACAGCAGACAGCTGGGGCTCGATGTGGCAGGGCAAGGTGACATTCCGATGCCACGCTCCCACAACGGGCTGAAGAAAACCAGGAATGGTCTCAACTGAGAGGAAACAGTAaggtggaaagagagagggggaggagataaagggagagaaaggaaagaGAGGAATAGTGGgattgggagagagaaaggaaaaagagagggagagagaatggcaaggagagagggagggaacatggggaattattacattttttaaatgttaaacattAAACTGGCCCTAAAGCACTTGAGCATGAAATCTATGAAAAATACACCACAAGGGTGCTTGAACAAAGAAATTCATCAAGCCTTCTTCAGAACATTTTATCCCACTTTTACACTTATTCCTCAATTTTAAATCCACAGTCACAATAGCAAGACCATCCTCCAAACTTTCTATtgactctgcagtcccccagcgaAGCTGTGCAGCTATTCTGTTGAAGGAGTATACTTCTTGACCAAATAGTGTATATACTACACACAAGATCACAGAGAGCACCATTGCAGGGAGGCCCAGACCAGATGAGCTGAATGCTGTgtgacattttgtatttttactgcTCTCACCCAAGAGAGCAATGGGGAATAGATACTTTAGCTACCAAGGGTTTTTCTTTGATCAGTCTAAAACTGACCATTGGACCCATTATGATCAGTGAATCCAGTGGTTTTAATTGGCGCAGTAAGGTTAAATCCTACCTCTGTACCCAGCAGTCAGGGTTTGGAAAGCAAGGAGCAGGAGGAAACGCATGGACTGTGTGAAGCATGGTTTCATTTCCATCTGCGATGACATCACAAAACACGTTTCACGTTTCACAACAGTATTGAATCCATAACAAATGatgcaatatatttttactATCTATAGCAATGTCCCTTGTATCAGCACCAAAATTAAACCACTAGAAGGGAagggaaaatctttttttttacacagcatTTACTTTCCCCCAAAATGTCATTACATTTTACCCTGGATCTCACCCTCACTGATCTATACTGGCCTATCTAAACATACAGCAAATAGGAAGTGTGTAAGCGATGAAAAAGTTAAACTCACCTGAACAAAGCCTTAGAAGGAAAAGCCCCTTTGAGAGAAGAGGAGCCAGATGCCTTCAGGATAGGTTTGCGTGCTTAAAGCTTCTCACACCAGTGATGGTCGCAGGAAACATCGCTTTTCAGCGGGTTCCATAATGAGTACTTGAATTGGCAAAACCACTTCCGCAAGCTCACCATGTCACTGAGCAGGGAATGGCATGAAAGTACAGCCTTTCTGCTCGGCAGAAACGCACCCATTAACGACTTTCACAGCAATACTTTGTCCACCTTCATGGCAGGACACAAAGTTAACCCATAGGGTCActttaaatatgttgttttcatCAAGTTCacattcaaaacatttcatattcTAAAAATAAGGAGTGGAGTTTGCATTCACTCCCTAGCTGCACAGGCATGCTGAAACAGGTTTTTCTGCTCATTTAATACTCATATGCAGCACACCCAGGTCTCTCCAGTTTGTGCCAGGTGTCAGCAACACACATGAAAATCATACCATTTCACCACATAACTGACTCCCGGGGATCACAATCAAAATCCAGACTTGCCAGGATGCCACATACAATAAACATCAAAAACCATAATCCTCAAAAATGAATCACAAGACAAACATTCAAAACAAGAGACGACCAGTCATAAGCATGTCAGTTTTATTACACTCTTCAATGCATCGTAACCACAGCAACACAAACGGGCATAAGTGTGCACACAGGCAGCCACAGATTCTTTCAGTAACACATGGAAAACTAAATTCTTCTGAATGTTCCCAAACTCCATGTCTGGCTGCAAATCAGCAGTTTCACATGAGGGGGCGGCAGGCCACTGACAAATTACTCAAACAAATCTAGCAACAAGTGTGTCAAGCCTTGTGAATATGCAAATGGCCTCACTTAACATCAAGACATTACTTTAACATGTCAGTGGAAAatgacaattattattaatttatttttaaatcaaaaaacaaaatgaatgaacagtGGTGCAGAACTGAAATTGAgtcaaaaaaatataatttataaaatatacatattttataaatCAGAGGATATCGGAAACAAGAATTGGAACAGGATTGGTTGgtggaaaatgcatttaaatttcTTACCAAAATGATTTAGCTTGCACAAGGCAGATTTAaactcaaacacaaaatgaaacgcACCCAGATGAACACACTTCAAGCCAGGCCTGTTTACAGTAAACCAATTGAACACCTCTGAATAATGCAAAAACATTCACAGAAACCCTAAAGGGCTGAATCTGGCAAAACAAGCTTGACGTGCAGCGGCATCGAAAGGCCACAGCAAGTGCTATGCCACAGATTTAAAGGATAACGAAACAAAGAAATGCAATTTGGTTACAGTGACTGAGTATCAACAATGGAATGAAACCCCATTTGAAATCAGCATGACAAGGTTGCAGATGAGCAGAGTAAAGTGGGGAGTATTAAAACCACATAGCTTAAGTGCCTATCACTGCACACCTGGTGGGTGTGAAGGCTTGCTCTGCTTGGAAAACGTTGTTTTGAAAGTGCGATTTTTACAGTGTTAGTGCAGAGACTGGGCTAGCCGCAGAGGATGGTGCGAGTGAGAGGTTGGCTGGGCCCTCAGTTGGCGAAGGTGGCCTTGACAGCGGCCACGATGCTTTTGGCGCTGATGCCGTAGAGGTCGAGCAGCTCCTGGGGCTTCCCGCTCCGGGGGACACGGGAGACCGCCAGCCGCTGGACCATGATGCCCGGCTCCTCCGCCACTGCCGCGCACACGGCCTCGCCCAGGCCACCTGCGGGAGGAGGGCAACGGTGACGCCATtcatacagcgcctttatccaaagcccatTACAACTGATGCCTCATTTacctacccacccacacaccaacagcgacagGCTGCCAACCAGCTCGAAGGGAGCAATTATGGGTTaggcatcttgctcagggacacacacacacacacacacacacacacacacacacacacacacacacacacacacacagcgggggattgaactggcaacccaccTCAACACGCTCAGGATTAAAGGTTAAAGAGCTTATCCATATCTACGTGGGAGTTCTTAAGGTGCCTCACCCTCTCTGTAGTGGTCCTCCACAGTGAGAACTCTTCCACCGGTGGTCCGGGCACAGGACACAATTGTGGAAGCGTCCAGGGGTTTGATGGTGAAGGGGTCGATCACTCTGATGTTCACACCTGACATGACATTCAAAATTTGCCTTGTGTACttacattacatatttacataattaAGGAACAGTTCTGAGGCATTTTTGTGACAACCATTTTTCCTGGAATTGTCAGTTGTTATACCTCATTCAGCCAACAGGAGGAGTGCTCACCTTCCAGAGCCAGCTGATCTGCTGCAGCCAGTGCCTCATGCAGAGTCACGCCTGCACCGATGACCGTCACCTTGTCATCATCCGACTTACGCACCACCTACAGATTAAATACAAACGCCCATTTACTACAAACACTTCAATGAATCCAGACACGAGGCCCTTGGCATACACGGACATACAATTCTTATGCCTCTTATTCAATCAAATGTGAAAATGCTGAAGTTAAATGGGGTTGCGCTTGACTAGTGATGAATAGGGGAAAAATCCATGAGCAGCAGAAGTGTTGATGACACATCTCAAGCCAatcttccctccctctgcatTAACCAGAAAACAAGTTCTGGAATTCAATAGATTGGGATACCCGGTTCAGTTGGCTAAATAAATCCGAGCCCATTAATCAAAATGaacctgtagatgtgtgtgaaaAGGTTACTGTATTGCCTGGGTGTGACACATTGACGGCAGACTCTCATACCACAAACATGATCAAAGCCGTGGCTCCATTTCAGTTACATTAAAGGCAACGAGAGCAAACAGTCCGATACCTTAGCGTGACCGACTTCAAACTTCTCCTCAGGAGGGTAGATCACAACCATGTCTGGTCGACTGGTCCTAATGAAGCAGATTCCCTGGAGAAAGAGTAATAAGGAAAAACAGGCTCAGGCTAAAGACCCGGCCAGCAGACACAGACCACGCGTGGCCCCTCGGCCAGACCTCACCTTGGTGTTGGCGGCCAGCTCCACAGCCCTCTCAGTGGAAACTGCATCACTGGGGTAGAAGACTGTGCAGGTGGGCACCGCCCTGAACATGGCCAGGTCCTCCAGAGCCATCTGAGAGGGGCCATCCTCTCCTGGACAGGGAGGAAAGACAACGGTTTCAGGTTCTAACCTGCTTCCAG from Conger conger chromosome 14, fConCon1.1, whole genome shotgun sequence encodes:
- the LOC133109789 gene encoding butyrophilin subfamily 1 member A1-like, with the translated sequence MEMKPCFTQSMRFLLLLAFQTLTAGYRVETIPGFLQPVVGAWHRNVTLPCHIEPQLSAVGLQVRWFREGSEQPVHLHRYGRDDPALQDGAYQGRTRLFEEELASGNVSLRLSDLQLSDSGVYRCLVQGDRWEDERNVTLLIPVSGSQPRVSVDRTGRPRLVCRSEGWFPQPEVTWRDKRGGVATPHTRHSQDEQGLYTVISDLELQRQSDVFSCMVTAEGPGGASKLHIAEDFYPPMSSWMMLFFLMVGFVSIFIPVVIRAWRRLNVRYKNACNSVTVRLGKELAALKQPIKSEWSSIRGYAATVTLDPCTAYNRLVLSADRKQVYMAEKRLKLPVDARRFKHFPYVLGKESFSSGSHYWEVEVGRKPWWCVGVCRMFVNRSREMETTPSHGYWTLELRGEETCRGGGASLHVRRRPHKVGVYLNYEDGQVSFYNAETTSLIHTLSDHFTEALCPFFCTGVIGGNIPLIICPIEAGTSP